The segment GCCTTCTTTATGGGCTTCAATATGTGTAAGaaaaagtttttttcttttttttttgacaatcaGGGAGGAAGTAAGATTCTTCCCCCATGCATTTATTCATAGAAAACATAAGTGTTTATAACTGGATAGTAATGAGAAGACCTTTATTCTTACCCAAAAAAGAGAAGACCTGTATGACTGTAATAGACACAACAGTACCCATTAGGTCCTTGTAATGCATGGATGAGTCCCATTACGAATAGTGTATGCTTTGTCCCTAAGTTTCAACATCCTTTAGGTTAAAGTGTCCTACTCGATGCATGGATGGGCAGTTTTGCTTAGTTCCCTTCCTCATATACTTTCCATGCTAGTATCCCTTAAGAATTGGTCTCCCAATCTATCTGTCGGTCGCCCTCCAATATAGCCATCCATGCTGGATAGATGGTAGAGCTTGAGAAGTACTTTTTGAATGTTACAGTTGTGAGAAAGAGATACCCAACTCCGAAATATGAAAACGGTTTGTTTAGCTGTCACTGGCACTGCAGTGGCTTGGAACTGAAACTTCCTAAGGTTCCTTTCTTTCCACTACCACCAGGTACCTGTAGCTATTAGGCTTTCAAGAGCACGACTTAATGAGCAACAAGATCCTGCCTTCTCCAATTGTCCCATATGTCCCTGTAAGTGCTTAGAAGCTCAATGACTATGAGTTTTCCTAATAAGGTCCTCCAATAAGTCTTAGAATATTCACACTGCACCATAATATGATTCGTTGTTTCACCATTGTCACCACAGAAGCAACATCTATTTATTATGTCAACACCCTTCCTGATGAGATTCTCAACTGCAAGTATCTTATCATGGTAGCAAAGCCAGGCAAACAGTTTTGCTTTTTTGGGAGTGGGAGTTTCCAAATGTAGCACCCGAAGTGAGAGATCACGCCACCATGCATGAGAAAATTGTAGCAGCATTTCACTGAGAATAATCTGTTTGTATTCCACTTCCATACCCATTTGTCAGAGTTGGGTATGAGAAAAGAGGTTTGTAAGAGCAAGAATAGTACCTGATACTTTGTTAATCCTAGAAAACTCAAAGGACACCCGAAATTTAACTCAATAGAGCTTTGACCCAAAAACTCTGCAACTGAGCTTCCTTGATTCCTTGCTAATGGGTATAAATGTGGGTAAATGATGTTCAGTGGAGCATTCCCTACCCAAGCATCATGCCAAAACAATAGTTGACTCCCACAGCCTACTTTTGAATAAAAGCATTCTTTGAATAGACCATATAAATTAAGAAGGCTACGCTAGAAAGGTAAGGCAATGCTTTTTAGATAGTGAGTTGGCTCCATTGGCAACCTTCTTGAGCAGTAAATGGCTCTTACCAAGATACACCATGGTTTTCACTACTCCTCATAAAACTTCCACCACCATTTAAGAAGAACAGCTTGGTTGAGAGTAGAAAGATCCTTAATTCCCAACCCTGCTTCCAATTAACTAGATGTTTGACCTTGCTCATAGAGTGTAGGCCGTCCCAGATGAAATCCTGACAAATTCAATTGATATCCTAGATGACAAAGGATGGGAGTCTCAACACTAACATCTAGTAGATGGGTATGGCTCTAAGCACTGAATTCACAAGGACAATGTGTTGGGAAGGATTTCTTATAAGTGTAGAATATGGATCTTCCACCCAAATTCACTAACCCAGATAATGATATCGATACcgcaacaagaagaaaaaaaataaaaaagatacaatcaaatacgtggatcagcctaaGGCTTACCTTCATAGTGTGGAGGGTATGCAAGTTTCACCATGAAAGAAAGAACAAATACAAGAAAAAATCACAtcttctcaactctcatacattaATCTCTCTTTCTTAACAAAAAGCACCCAATTCTTACAAAGCTCTCACAAAAATCCTAAGAGACTCTTTGCTGCTCCCTCTGCTCCACGGGCTACTCTCAACCACTACAAAGATTCCGAGCTCACTCTTTGTCACTTCACCCTGCTCCTAGGATGTCAAGCTCCTTTTAAAGGCCTCAAAATTGAGTCCAGATCGAAATCCAGGTTTTGTTAGGACTCAACCACCTTTCCTGACCGTTCGATCTCTTCTGCATGCATCCATCACTGCTTGATCATGAAAGATCAAGCATCTGCGCATGTcgcagccatccgatcatgcaaaacAATACCATAGACCATGATAAAACATCAATGGACCACGATACATGACCGTGATTTTCCCCACGCATTGCATGTGCACTGTGCGTGGATCGTGCGTGCACCACACATCTCATGCGTGGGCATTCCCTGGACCGCACGGTCCATGGTGGAACACATGAGGTGCTGGGCCACGCATGCTGTAGCAGGCCTGGGCACTCGTAGGCCATGCCTGCAAGCCTATGAGCTATGCCTTCGAGCCTCGTGTGCTATTTTTTGCTGTGGGTTTCTCTTTTCTGGACTGTTGTGGGTCGAATTTGAAGTGCCAAAACTCAACAATCTCTATCTTGACTTCACATTCAATCTCCacctaactttgagagcttctggataaTCTCGCTCCCATACCCTGGGGCATATGTCTGACTGCACATGGATAGACAAACATGCGAGTCGAACCAAGCTGCTCAATCCCATCTCCTTCATATGTTGTAACCTGTTTGATCTGAGATCTGTTCGGGATAGCCTCCTGCGACAACAGGAACTTTACCCTATGATGTCATCTATCATCCTTTCGAATCTCCTATTTCGTATTCGATCCATCTATATCTGGAGCTCTACCTCGCATTGAGCTTTcattggctcctgaagctccatctcgcatTGAGCTCCTTGCCAATAGATAGTATCCATcattctttttttccttcatcaCAATCCTACTACGACACAGAACCTTCAGGATTCCATCCTCAGCTCTCCACCTATAGCTGTATGAATCTAGTCTGCTCAGTAAAATTAGATTTCTCCTGAAATTAGGTATATATCAGACGTCACCTAATTTTTTCACTGCTCCATCATATGTCTGtaagctgaccatcccaatgccctTGATCTTACAGCTCCATCCATTTGACAAACGAATAGTACCCTTACTACTCTTTAAGAAATCAAATAGCTTCTCTCTGCAACAAATATTATAcgaacatgcagaatctaaaattctctatgaagaaaaaatagatacctcatcaaTCATCAGAAGAACATCATCACTTTTTTTTGTATCACTATTTTGAACTGTCATTGTAGTAGCCCTTATCCGATCTCTGAGCTATGggcaatctctgactcgatgctCCAATTCATCACACTGAAGCATCAGATCTTGCTGAAGTCTTTTGACTTGCATCTAGACCGTCTACTTTACGATCCTCTGCCCCTTCATCTTATGTCACCACCTCCTCCAGTCATCATCATCGCCGAGTCGCCATCTGAACTCGAAGCTCGGTTCTTCCATCTGAGAATCTTATTCTAGAGAAGTACAAAAGTGATATCtttcatcttgatggtgctctttcccacaAAAAAagtagtcaccaaagactcaagaAAGGGAGAAGCGATAAAAGCAAGACCAATACTTTAGTCTTCTCCTTAACCTTCTCCCAACACTGAGGAGATCAGTGAGAATCTTCAAAAAGTtactgagatgctcctgtataTTCTGTCCCTCGCTCATCTATAGTTGATAGCTAAAGAAAGAGTATTCATGAGTGACTTCACTATATACACCTCCGCGAGCTTCATCCACATTACCGTTGAAGAAGTCTCACTAAGTACATGAATCATTATATCATCTACCAAATATAAGTGGATCGTACTCATCATCTACATCTAGAGTCACCTCTAATCCTTCTCCTCTATGGTAATCGATTTATCCTCGTACAAAAGAGCATCaatcaatccttgttggatgagcacatctttcacTCTCATTTAtcataaggagaaattactctttccatcaaaccgaTTAATCTTCACCTTAATTGAGcctattttctccatcttcttcaacctcgATCAACACCACTGCAACCTGAACAACTACGTGCTCTGATACTACTAGTTGGAAAGGATCCCACATGAGTGTAAAATATGGATCTCCCATCCAAGATCGCTAACCTAAGTGATGATCTCAATACCgtaatagaaagaaagaatagaaaaaaaaagaatacaatcaaatacatggatcagtcaAAGGCTTATCTCCACAGAGCATGTAAGTTTCACTATAAAAGAAAGaacaaatacaagaggagatcacaccctctcaattcttatacatcaatctctctctcaataagaagtactCAACTCTTACAAAGCTGTCACAAAAATCCCAAGAGACTCTCTACCGCTCCCTCTACTCCATGGGCCGCTCTTAATTGCTACAAAGATCCCGAGCTCGCTTTCTCTCGCTTCACCCTACTCCCAAGCCATCAGGCTCTTTTTAAAGGCCTCGTAACTGAGTCTAGATCGAAATCTAGGCTCTATTAGGACTCGGACACTTTTTTTAACTGTCTGATTTCTTTCGCACACATCCATCGCCACTTGATCATGCAAGATCACATGTCTACGCATGTTgcggccatccgatcatgcaaaacAGTACTGTAGACTGTGATAAAAGATCCTTGGACCGTGGCGGTCCATGTGCAATGGATGGATCATGATTTTCCCCTTGCATCATGTGTGCACTGTGCATGGACCATGTGGGCACTCCTTGGACCGTGCGGGTGCTTCCAAACCGCGTGTGTTGTTTTTTGTTGTGGACTTCTCTTTCTTCGGCTACTATGAGTCAAATTTGAGGCACCAAAACTCTACGAGTATTAGAGTCCTACACTTCCACCCACATAATCTCTTGGTGATTTTTTCTAAGAGAAAGGGCCAATCTCTTTTACTCAGCATTGAGTGGTGCAATGAGATTCCAAGATAACGTGTGGGCAGCTTTCCAGCATTGCACCCAAGCATGGCAGCAAACCCATCCAGCATCTCTTCGTTAATTCCCAACGCGATAAGTTGAGATTTGTGGAAGTTGATCTTCAGGCCTGTTATCAATTCAAAAGCATAGAGGATTAGTTTCAAGATTTTAATGCTTGATTTTTCAGCTTTCCAGAATACTAGCGTATCATCGGCAACTTGAAGGCACTGAATATGCCCAGTGACACCATCGGAATCAATTCCTTGAATCTGATTTTCAGAGTTAGCAGTCTCTAAGATTTTTACAAGGGTATCTGTTACCAAAATGAACAACAGAGGAGAGAGTGAGTTTTCTTGTTTTAAACCCCTTCTGTTATTGAACCAGTTGCCGATAGAGTCGTTGATGCCTAAAGCTAAGCTTGACGATTGAAGCAGAGATCTCATCCAGCCAATCCATCTATTATCAAATCCCCTATGTTGCACTGCATTAGCTCAATCAAAAAATCCCAAGAGACACAGTCAAAAGCCTTTTCAAAGTCAATCTTACAAAGTACCCCAGGGAATTTGATCCGTTTGCAGTATGATATGATTTCAGTAGCTGATATAAAGCTCTCGAAGATTTCTCACCATTTGACAAAAGCGGTTTGAGACTTGGAGATCAATAATTCCATCTTGTCTTGGAGCCAGGTGGACAATACCTTGGAGATAATCTTAACCATTCCATGCTCGATGCTAATAGGTCGGTAGTCAGAGACCGAAGTGCAATCAATTTTCTTTGGAATGAGTGATATGAAGGTGTAATTCAACCTGGAAAGATCATAagttctattgtagaagtttgaGAATAGTTTAAGAACATCATTCTTGATGATATCCCAATATCGTTGATAGAAAGAAGCTTGAAATCCATATAGCCTAGGTGATTTATTTTTAGCCAAGCTAAATATCACCATTTTAATTTCCTCCTCTGAAAAGGGGGTGGTTAGGGAACTCAAATCCAGGGGGCTTGTGGATATAATCTTCCCCAGTCTAGATCAGCGTAGTTGGAACCGATGGTTCCCAGCAAAGAAGTATAATACCAGAGGAAGGCCTGCTCTATTGCTGATTAAGACTGAAGCACTGTGTTGTCCAAGTGAATCTTCATAATCTGATTTTTCCTTAGCCTATTGCATGCGCTAATTTAGAAAAACTTAATATTACGGTCTCCTTCGCACAGCCAGTCGGCGCGTTCTTTGCTTCCATAAAACCTCCTCCTATTTAAGTAGAGAATCCAGTTGTAGTTTGAGTTTCGCTCGACTTCTACTTTCTTCTAAATTGAGACTTCTATGCTCTTCTAGCTCATCCAAACTGTTGATTTGAGTTGATGAGGTTTCCTTCCTATCGATAATATTACCCACAACTTGCTTGCTCCATTTTAGTCCTTAGGTAACGGAGCTTGAGAACCATATTAGCTGCTCCATCTTCAGAAGAAGGGGTTTCAACTCACCACTTCTTAATCAAATCATCAATCCCAGTATAAGAGTACCCTATATTTTCAAACCGAAAAGGCTTCCTTGATATATCTAACTTACGACATGCTGGCTTTACAGAAAGGAGGAGTGGCACATGGTCTGAAGTAACACAAGCTAACGGTTGAATCATTGTAAGTGGGTAGGTTTTGTGCCAGGTCGCTAAACTTGCTTGTTCTCTGAAGTTGGACCATGTATATTTGCGTGTTGAAGGGTTGATCTCAATCAGTGCCAAAGAGTCAATGAAGTTATTGAAGTCCCGAGATACCCGAGAACATCCTGAGGCTCCGAGTCTCTCAAAAGAATATCTAATAGTATTGAAATCTCCCACCAATGCCCATGGTACATCGATGTAGAGACTCAATACCTCCAGCTCCGCTAAGAATGCTCAACGACTTACTTGATCGTGAGGCCCGTAGACATTCGTGATTACACACTTACCACTACTCTTCTTCATTGAGAATTCAGTGCTAATTGAGAATTTGCCGGAATGAAATGGTCTACCATCAATTTCATTCTAATCCCATGTACTTAATAACCCCCCAGCTGATCTTGAAGCATCCAGAGTTTGACAACCCTCAAAGTTAGAACCACAAGTAGACCTCACAAGATAAGGAGTAAAGTGACTAATCTTTGTTTCTTGTAGGCAAACTATCAAGCAGTTAAACTTTTTGATGGTTTCCCTAACTGGACGTCTCTTCTTGGTTAAACCTTATCCCCTTATATTCCAGAATAGACCAAAACTATTAGAGGCTTCAGAGGGACACTCAACTTCATGCCGTGAATTT is part of the Elaeis guineensis isolate ETL-2024a chromosome 15, EG11, whole genome shotgun sequence genome and harbors:
- the LOC140853961 gene encoding uncharacterized protein; the protein is MGMEVEYKQIILSEMLLQFSHAWWRDLSLRVLHLETPTPKKAKLFAWLCYHDKILAVENLIRKGVDIINRCCFCGDNGETTNHIMVQCEYSKTYWRTLLGKLIVIELLSTYRDIWDNWRRQDLVAH